The proteins below come from a single Leishmania infantum JPCM5 genome chromosome 6 genomic window:
- a CDS encoding putative lipin: MISTLGGLFNLNHFDQSSCANDVIVIRHKDGSLRSTPFNVRFGRAQMWSYVGRAVQVEVNGELTAAVMKIGKGGKAYWLQPTYGAFGEASHGTAAAKQSEKAGGGMLPAAAAVAGVSGAGCAAKGDEEELDTVGSLVSAVEEVETLVLNTAELQHLPIRPESPPELPSFSAAGCDAWETGEDAAAEVSPPSAALPPGQRHSPTGAPCPAKESDAKPFSSDAGRQRRPGDHHSRCQGPGSRLPLLHTADDGHLTIETRAIHSAGDAQEARLALRAMAAAEKSRKRLSKMGFGDDPYLLKTAREEGHLGDDEGDDEGDDEGDDEGDDDGHLGGNRPEPPAVEIVVDAADVSPSSREATVRAAGDGSFPQASLIVTPVAAGDGTDTQTIDQLVARPATRTEEGESAGLAPAPSSPPQPPVEAATAASSATSVTGSTDSYKVVDEDAYFLDPMDTDPDYAALYGEEEVALLKGASFESSVTSGVSPPDISIMLGNIAADAATTHRGSASASEGESCSAVEGSRVSRISASLLLEPQTVGAATSFIKQPPLPSLPSPSQPTAENQVSSSAKDADKVAVSHASTGVLHAPEEVTDAEGRPVRLTPTAGGAGGGPYFTRTIIPVEADLWKLHLKEGCNTVRYLARKDKGDIVSISCNIFLWNWTDRLVVSDVDGTITKSDLLGHFYAMLGKGADWTHPGICNLYSKIERNGYRMVYLTARSVSQINQTKSYLFTLQQDGVRLPMGPVLTAPQRFFTALTQEVSKQSHVFKIACLTSVRAAFPPSTKPFFAGFGNRYNDVISYDAAGIPTHKIFIIDPSSVLHVCLVRQTYRDLGHLVDVTFPPVRRHPVVLRAPRHLQRTHGTGTSTSPAKDAAPGGRDRHAYTRSLLHRSSSASSSSATSLSSAASSSSDSLDLREEASGGASDCGAEGAPHHTSGSGASPGGGSLAGCHASAAFSLVDSERVDMVAASALSGSAASPGEPPELDKGGGPTLTGLLPGAAAELWAPPVPTAASSAVISSRPPGAEKTGAPSTASALPAVKASTSAASAHRPKYNYGHRATFAELNDDDDDVFQDEEEVPADPEFSSFVYWRMDPRDLITVPAATSKPSASATRANTKETSEKEKPGAVASGTDAPKKVATTTAAAAASTEDNGHMKSAAAAAPSAPTQTGGAAFDTASAGAASPSGVSAASDAAAPRPGGGDGSRLSLFSLTVSNSGTGPPMQGATNSLDKGRAGGSATGAAAMTGLTSHDTLSEMQKPQPRTPGRPGSPYNDSEGAAETNVDAVRLSLLPQSLPPPPPPTMQPAAILPSTSGGGGSRGFFSAFSFGRSRVVESPLSPTSQRAAQLREDAKQRALSHPDAQYYCVAQQQPAPQLAPFPGDGTSSAKASAPAPPPK; the protein is encoded by the coding sequence ATGATCTCGACCCTCGGCGGCCTCTTCAACCTCAATCACTTCGACCAGTCAAGCTGCGCCAACGATGTCATTGTGATACGCCACAAGGATggctcgctgcgcagcaccccCTTCAACGTGCGCTTCGGGCGGGCGCAGATGTGGAGCTACGTCGGTCGCGCCGTGCAGGTGGAGGTGAACGGTGAGCTGACGGCTGCCGTGATGAAGATCGGCAAGGGTGGCAAGGCCTACTGGCTGCAGCCAACCTACGGCGCCTTCGGCGAGGCCAGCCACggtacggcggcggccaaaCAATCTGAGAAAGCCGGAGGCGGCATGCtgcctgccgccgctgccgtggcggggGTGTCGGGCGCCGGCTGTGCCGCAAAGggcgacgaagaggagcTGGATACCGTGGGCTCGCTTGTCAGTGCTGTGGAGGAAGTCGAGACGTTGGTGCTGAAcacggcggagctgcagcacctccctATCCGCCCCGAGTCGCCCCCAGAGCTGCCGTCCTTTTCAGCAGCGGGTTGCGACGCTTGGGAAACAGGCGAAGACGCAGCCGCTGAAGTTTCGccgccatcggcggcgctgccacctgGCCAGCGGCACTCCCCCACTGGCGCCCCGTGCCCTGCGAAAGAAAGCGACGCCAAGCCGTTTTCTAGCGATGCGGGCCGTCAACGGAGGCCCGGCGATCACCACTCCCGCTGTCAGGGCCCCGGCTCCCGTCTACCGCTTCTCCACACAGCCGATGATGGGCATCTCACCATCGAGACGCGCGCTATCCACTCGGCCGGCgacgcgcaggaggcgcgACTCGCTCTTCGtgcgatggcggcagcagagaagTCGCGAAAGCGGCTGTCGAAGATGGGCTTTGGCGACGACCCGTACCTGCTGAAGACCGCGCGGGAGGAAGGCCACCtgggcgacgacgagggcgacgacgagggcgacgacgagggcgacgacgagggcgacgacgacggccacCTCGGTGGCAACCGTCCCGAACCGCCCGCGGTCGAGATCGTGGTGGACGCTGCGGATGTGTCGCCCTCTTCGCGTGAAGCGACGGTGAGGGCTGCCGGTGACGGTAGTTTCCCACAGGCATCGCTCATCGTCACGCCGGTGGCTGCAGGTGATGGCACTGACACACAAACCATCGACCAGCTTGTGGCCCGACCCGCGACGAGGACGGAGGAAGGTGAGTCAGCGGGCCTGgccccggcgccgtcgtcgccgccgcaaccGCCTGTGGaagcagccaccgcagcgtcATCGGCCACCTCGGTGACGGGGAGCACGGATAGCTACAAGGTGGTGGACGAGGATGCCTACTTTCTCGACCCCATGGACACCGACCCCGACTACGCCGCGCTCTacggagaggaagaagtGGCTCTGCTGAAGGGCGCGTCCTTCGAAAGCAGCGTCACGAGCGGTGTGTCGCCGCCTGACATTTCCATTATGCTGGGCAacatcgctgctgacgcagcCACCACGCACCGCGGATCGGCGAGTGCCAGCGAAGGTGAATCGTGCTCTGCAGTGGAAGGCAGTCGTGTGAGCCGCATCAGTGCGTCGCTTCTCCTAGAGCCACAGACTGTCGGAGCAGCGACCTCCTTCATCaagcagccgccgctgccgtctttGCCGTCGCCATCACAACCGACAGCCGAGAATCaggtcagcagcagcgccaaggACGCCGACAAAGTCGCTGTGTCCCACGCGAGCACCGGCGTCTTGCACGCCCCCGAGGAGGTCACGGATGCAGAGGGGCGCCCCGTGAGGCTGAcgcccaccgccggcggcgccggtggcggcccGTACTTCACCCGCACCATTATCCCGGTAGAAGCGGATCTGTGGAAGCTGCACCTCAAGGAGGGCTGCAACACTGTCCGCTACCTGGCCCGCAAGGACAAGGGCGACATTGTGTCAATCTCGTGCAACATATTCCTCTGGAACTGGACGGACCGCCTCGTGGTGAGCGACGTGGACGGCACGATCACGAAGAGCGACTTGCTCGGCCACTTCTATGCGATGCTGGGCAAAGGTGCAGACTGGACGCACCCCGGTATCTGCAATCTCTACTCCAAGATTGAGCGCAACGGGTATCGCATGGTGTACCTGACGGCCCGCAGCGTGTCGCAGATCAACCAAACGAAGTCGTACCTCttcacgctgcagcaggacggggtgcggctgccgatGGGCCCGGTGCTaacggcaccgcagcgcttCTTCACTGCACTCACGCAAGAGGTATCGAAGCAGTCTCATGTCTTCAAGATTGCGTGCCTCACGAGTGTGCGCGCCGCCTTTCCGCCCAGCACAAAGCCCTTCTTCGCCGGCTTTGGCAACCGATACAACGACGTCATCAGCTACGATGCGGCGGGAATCCCGACGCACAAGATCTTCATTATTGACCCCTCGAGCGTGCTGCACGTGTGCCTGGTGCGGCAGACGTACCGCGACCTCGGCCACCTTGTCGACGTGACGTTTCCGCCCGTTAGGCGGCACCCCGTCGTTCTGCGCGCGCCACGGCATCTTCAGCGAACCCACGGCACAGGGACGAGTACGTCGCCAGCTAAGGATGCCGCGCCCGGTGGGCGCGACCGACACGCCTACACGCGCAGTCTGCTACACCGATCTTCctctgcgtcgtcgtcctcggccACCTCGCTTTCCTCCGCagcgtcttcgtcgtcggaCTCTCTGGAtctgcgcgaggaggcgagcggcggcgcctccgaCTGTGGCGCGGAGGGCGCCCCCCACCACACGTCCGGGTCTGGGGCCTCCCCCGGTGGCGGCTCTCTCGCGGGCTGCCATGCATCCGCGGCGTTCAGCTTGGTGGATTCGGAGCGTGTCGACATGGTCGCCGCGAGCGCGCTGAGCGGCTCCGCTGCCAGCCCGGGAGAGCCGCCGGAACTCGACAAGGGCGGCGGCCCTACGCTCACCGGACTGCTTCcgggggctgctgctgagctgTGGGCCCCACCAGTCCCCACagcggcctcctccgcagTGATCTCGAGCCGCCCGCCCGGGGCCGAAAAAACAGGCGCTCCGTCGACCGCCTCTGCCTTGCCTGCAGTGAAGGCCAGCACcagtgccgccagcgcgcacagGCCCAAGTACAACTATGGCCATCGCGCAACCTTCGCTGAGCtgaacgacgacgacgatgacgtgttccaggacgaggaggaggtgccggcGGACCCCGAGTTTTCGTCCTTCGTGTACTGGCGCATGGACCCACGCGACCTCATCACCGTCCCCGCGGCGACATCGAagccctctgcctctgcgaCACGTGCCAACACCAAGGAGACAtcggagaaggagaagccgGGCGCGGTGGCCAGTGGCACCGATGCGCCGAAGAAGGTCGCCACAaccaccgcggctgccgcagcttccACCGAAGACAATGGCCACATGaagtcagcggcggcagcggcaccctCAGCACCTACACAGACGGGAGGCGCCGCCTTCGACACGGCGAGCGCAggtgcagcgtcgccgagcGGAGTCTCCGCTGccagcgatgcagcagcaccgaggcccggcggcggtgacggcagccgcctctcGCTTTTCTCACTTACGGTTTCGAACTCCGGCACCGGGCCGCCGATGCAAGGGGCGACGAACTCGCTCGACAAAGGCCGAGCGGGAGGCTCTGCCacgggcgcggcggcgatgacgggACTGACTTCACACGATACCCTCTCGGAAATGCAGAAGCCACAACCGCGGACCCCCGGCAGGCCCGGCAGCCCGTACAACGACTCGGAGGGAGCGGCGGAGACAAACGTGGACGCGGTCAGGCTATCACTCCTGCCGCAATCactaccaccgccgccgccgccgacgatgcAGCCTGCCGCGATCTTGCCGTCCACCAGcgggggtggcggcagccgtggcTTCTTTTCCGCTTTCTCGTTCGGACGCAGTCGCGTCGTCGAGTCGCCGTTGTCGCCCACCTCGCAGAGGGCCGCGCAGTTGCGTGAGGACGCAAAGCAGCGCGCGCTATCGCACCCCGACGCGCAGTACTACtgtgtggcgcagcagcagcccgcgccgcagctggcgccGTTCCCTGGCGACGGCACATCATCGGCGAAAGCTAGCGctccggcaccgccgccaaagtga